One Pectobacterium colocasium DNA segment encodes these proteins:
- the ubiC gene encoding chorismate lyase: MSDDASTLLRTISWFAEPPSVLPEHIGDWLMEARSMTQRLEKYCAQLRVTLCREGFITPQELGEEREQLPYSERYWLREVVLYGDDRPWLFGRTVVPQQTLDGTDSALTKIGNQPLGRYLFEQKSLTRDYIHTGCCEGLWARRSRLCLSDHPLLLTELFLPESPVYYVPGDEGWQVI; the protein is encoded by the coding sequence ATGTCTGACGATGCGTCTACGCTTTTGCGCACCATTTCCTGGTTTGCTGAACCTCCTTCGGTATTACCTGAGCATATTGGTGACTGGCTGATGGAAGCCCGTTCCATGACGCAGCGGCTGGAAAAATATTGTGCCCAACTGCGGGTTACCCTTTGTCGTGAGGGATTTATTACGCCACAAGAGCTGGGCGAAGAGCGCGAACAGCTACCATATAGTGAGCGCTACTGGCTGCGTGAAGTGGTGTTGTACGGTGACGATCGCCCCTGGCTTTTTGGCCGTACCGTCGTTCCGCAACAGACGCTTGACGGAACGGATTCAGCCCTGACGAAGATAGGCAACCAGCCGTTAGGCCGTTATCTGTTTGAACAAAAATCGCTGACGCGTGACTACATTCATACCGGATGCTGCGAAGGCTTATGGGCGCGGCGTTCCCGCTTGTGCCTTTCGGATCATCCGTTACTGTTGACTGAGCTTTTCTTACCGGAATCACCGGTTTATTACGTACCGGGTGATGAAGGTTGGCAGGTAATTTGA
- the ubiA gene encoding 4-hydroxybenzoate octaprenyltransferase gives MERSVTAGKWLAYCRLMRIDKPVGSLLLLWPTLWALWLAGGGVPAPWTLFVFVAGVFLMRAAGCVINDYADRHFDGHVKRTASRPLPSGEVSEQSAKVLFVVLVLLAFGLVLTLNKMTIWLSVAGLGLAWVYPFMKRVSHLPQFVLGAAFGWSIPMAYAAVSESLPATCWMMFLAYICWTVAYDTQYAMVDRDDDLKIGVKSTAILFGRFDNLIIGLLQFSMLALLLILGKISGLGTPYYISLLAAGGMFVYQQILTAGRERDACFKAFHNNKYVGMAIFIGVLFGL, from the coding sequence TTGGAAAGAAGTGTTACAGCAGGGAAATGGCTGGCTTATTGCCGCTTGATGCGGATTGATAAACCAGTAGGTTCTCTGTTATTGCTGTGGCCAACGCTATGGGCGCTGTGGCTGGCGGGAGGAGGAGTACCCGCACCGTGGACGCTCTTTGTGTTTGTCGCTGGCGTTTTCTTAATGCGTGCGGCGGGCTGCGTCATCAATGATTATGCCGATCGTCATTTTGACGGTCATGTAAAACGCACGGCTTCTCGCCCATTGCCTAGCGGTGAAGTGAGCGAGCAGTCTGCTAAAGTGTTGTTTGTCGTGCTGGTCTTACTGGCGTTTGGTCTGGTGTTGACGCTGAATAAGATGACGATCTGGCTGTCCGTTGCAGGGCTGGGGCTGGCATGGGTCTATCCGTTTATGAAACGGGTCAGCCATCTTCCTCAGTTTGTGCTGGGTGCCGCGTTTGGCTGGTCGATCCCGATGGCGTATGCCGCGGTGAGTGAAAGCCTGCCTGCAACCTGCTGGATGATGTTTCTGGCGTATATTTGCTGGACGGTCGCCTACGATACCCAATATGCGATGGTGGATCGCGACGACGATCTGAAGATCGGGGTGAAATCCACTGCGATCTTGTTTGGCCGTTTTGACAATCTCATCATCGGGTTATTGCAGTTTAGCATGCTGGCGCTGCTGCTGATTTTAGGAAAGATCAGCGGATTGGGAACCCCTTACTATATTTCGCTGCTGGCGGCGGGTGGGATGTTTGTCTATCAGCAAATACTCACAGCCGGTCGTGAGCGCGATGCTTGTTTTAAGGCGTTCCACAATAATAAATACGTGGGAATGGCGATATTTATTGGTGTGCTGTTTGGCCTGTAA
- the plsB gene encoding glycerol-3-phosphate 1-O-acyltransferase PlsB — MSGWRKIYYKLLNLPLKLLVKSKVIPADPVVELGLDPSRPILYVLPYNSQADLLTLRAKCLALGLPDPSQSFEFNGVELPSHVFINDGPRVFRYYVPKQKSVKLFHDYLDLHRANPDLDVQMVPVSVMFGRSPGREGHSQATPHLRLLNGIEKFFAVLWLGRDSFVRFSSPVSLRYMATEHGTDKTIAHKLARVARMHFSRQRLAAVGPRLPVRQELFNKLLDSKAIKKAVDDEARSKKISTEKAQQNAIALMEEIAADFSYEAVRLSDRVLSWTWNRLYQGINVHNAERVRQLAQDGHGIVYVPCHRSHMDYLLLSYVLYHQGLVPPHIAAGINLNFWPAGPIFRRLGAFFIRRTFKGNKLYSTIFREYLGELFARGYSVEYFMEGGRSRTGRLLEPKTGTLAMTIQAMLRGGTRPITLVPIYVGYEHVMEVGTYAKELRGAVKEKEGFMQMVRGLRKLRNLGQGYVNFGEPLPLTTYLNQHVPQWRDAIDPIEAQRPSWLTPTVQDISMDIMVRINNSAAANAMNLCSTALLASRQRSLTREQMQEQLDCYLQLLRQVPYHKDITVPKKTADELLEHALSMNKFEVEKDSIGDIIILPREQAVLMTYYRNNIQHLLVLPSLIASIVIHHRRITLAEVVRQIALIYPLLQSELFLHYSKEQLPGVLETLANELIQQQLLCSRDGELAINPPRIRTLQLLSAGVRETLQRYAITLSLLCANPEINRGTLEKESRNMAQRLSVLHGINAPEFFDKAVFSTLVATLRTEGYITDSAEAAQGDIVAIYNILGDLITPEVRLTIESASSSTEMEADSQEVEKTTQA; from the coding sequence ATGTCAGGTTGGCGTAAAATTTACTATAAACTATTGAATCTCCCACTGAAACTGCTGGTTAAAAGCAAAGTTATTCCCGCAGATCCTGTGGTCGAGCTGGGGTTAGATCCCTCACGTCCTATACTCTATGTTCTGCCTTATAACTCTCAGGCAGATCTCTTGACGCTACGTGCGAAGTGCCTGGCATTGGGGTTACCCGATCCCTCGCAGTCGTTCGAATTCAACGGCGTCGAACTCCCAAGCCACGTCTTTATTAATGACGGGCCGCGTGTCTTCCGCTATTACGTACCCAAGCAGAAATCCGTCAAACTGTTCCACGACTATCTGGACCTGCATCGCGCCAATCCAGATTTAGACGTTCAGATGGTGCCGGTTTCCGTGATGTTTGGGCGTTCTCCGGGTCGGGAAGGCCATTCTCAGGCCACACCGCACCTGCGATTGCTCAACGGTATTGAGAAATTCTTCGCCGTTCTGTGGCTAGGCCGTGACAGTTTTGTCCGCTTCTCCAGCCCAGTGTCACTGCGCTATATGGCGACCGAGCATGGCACAGACAAAACCATAGCCCACAAACTGGCGCGTGTCGCGCGTATGCACTTCTCTCGCCAACGTTTGGCGGCAGTTGGCCCACGCTTGCCGGTACGTCAGGAGCTGTTTAATAAGCTGCTGGATTCCAAAGCGATCAAGAAAGCCGTGGACGATGAGGCGCGCAGTAAGAAGATTTCTACTGAGAAAGCGCAGCAGAACGCGATTGCGCTAATGGAAGAAATTGCCGCCGACTTCTCCTACGAGGCCGTACGTCTGTCGGATCGCGTTTTAAGCTGGACGTGGAACCGCCTTTATCAGGGGATAAACGTCCATAACGCCGAACGCGTTCGTCAGTTGGCGCAGGATGGTCACGGTATTGTCTATGTGCCTTGCCACCGCAGCCACATGGACTATCTGCTGTTGTCCTACGTCCTGTACCATCAGGGCTTAGTGCCGCCACACATCGCCGCGGGCATCAATCTTAATTTCTGGCCAGCAGGCCCAATCTTCCGCCGTCTTGGCGCTTTCTTCATTCGCCGTACCTTCAAAGGCAACAAGCTGTATTCCACGATTTTCCGTGAGTATCTGGGTGAACTGTTTGCCCGTGGCTATTCGGTGGAATACTTCATGGAAGGTGGACGTTCGCGCACAGGTCGTCTGTTAGAGCCTAAAACCGGTACGCTGGCCATGACCATTCAGGCCATGCTCAGAGGCGGTACGCGCCCTATCACGCTGGTGCCGATTTATGTCGGTTACGAGCATGTGATGGAAGTCGGCACCTATGCGAAAGAACTGCGCGGCGCGGTGAAGGAAAAAGAAGGCTTTATGCAGATGGTGCGCGGTTTGCGCAAACTGCGTAATCTCGGCCAAGGGTATGTGAACTTCGGCGAACCGCTCCCATTGACCACCTATCTGAATCAGCATGTTCCGCAATGGCGTGATGCGATTGACCCTATCGAAGCACAGCGCCCAAGCTGGCTAACGCCGACAGTGCAGGATATCTCTATGGATATCATGGTGCGCATCAATAATTCTGCGGCGGCAAACGCGATGAACCTGTGTTCGACGGCCTTGCTAGCATCGCGCCAGCGCTCGCTGACGCGCGAACAAATGCAAGAACAGTTGGATTGCTATCTGCAACTGCTGCGCCAGGTTCCTTACCACAAAGATATTACGGTTCCGAAAAAGACAGCAGATGAACTGTTGGAACATGCGTTGAGCATGAACAAGTTCGAAGTCGAGAAGGATAGTATTGGCGATATCATCATTCTGCCGCGCGAGCAGGCCGTTCTGATGACGTACTATCGCAATAACATCCAGCATCTGTTGGTCTTACCGTCGCTGATCGCCAGCATCGTCATCCATCATCGCCGGATTACGCTTGCCGAAGTCGTACGACAGATCGCGCTGATTTATCCGCTGCTGCAATCTGAACTGTTCCTACACTATTCCAAAGAACAGTTACCGGGCGTGCTGGAAACGTTGGCTAACGAGCTGATTCAACAGCAATTGCTATGCAGCCGTGACGGTGAACTGGCTATCAATCCGCCGCGTATCCGTACGCTGCAATTGCTGTCAGCAGGCGTACGTGAAACGCTGCAACGCTATGCGATTACGCTGTCGTTGCTGTGTGCGAACCCAGAAATCAACCGCGGCACGCTGGAGAAAGAAAGCCGGAATATGGCGCAACGCCTGTCCGTTCTGCACGGTATCAACGCGCCGGAATTCTTTGATAAAGCGGTGTTCTCAACGCTGGTCGCGACCTTACGGACAGAAGGGTATATCACCGACAGCGCGGAAGCGGCACAAGGCGATATCGTCGCGATCTACAACATTCTCGGCGATCTGATCACCCCGGAAGTGCGTTTGACCATTGAAAGCGCCAGCTCATCTACTGAAATGGAAGCCGATAGTCAGGAAGTAGAAAAGACAACGCAGGCGTAG
- a CDS encoding diacylglycerol kinase → MNKATGMIRIIKATGYSLKGLKQAWQHEAAFRQETVLTIVGVIIACLLPVTLVEKLLLIGSVVLIMLFELANSAIEAVVDRIGPEHHELSGRAKDIGSAAVFVAIVLAAVVWVSILWQHFA, encoded by the coding sequence ATGAATAAAGCAACGGGGATGATCCGGATTATTAAGGCGACCGGTTATTCCCTTAAGGGGCTAAAGCAGGCATGGCAGCATGAGGCGGCGTTTCGTCAGGAAACCGTACTGACTATTGTCGGCGTGATTATCGCGTGTTTGCTGCCAGTTACGCTGGTTGAAAAACTGCTGCTGATCGGGTCTGTCGTATTGATTATGCTCTTTGAGTTGGCTAATAGCGCCATTGAAGCGGTTGTCGATCGTATTGGCCCTGAGCATCACGAATTATCCGGAAGGGCGAAAGATATCGGCTCGGCAGCTGTTTTTGTTGCCATCGTGTTAGCCGCTGTCGTATGGGTCAGCATTCTCTGGCAACATTTTGCCTGA
- the lexA gene encoding transcriptional repressor LexA: MKVLTARQQQVYDLIRDHIAQTGMPPTRAEIAQQLGFRSPNAAEEHLKALARKGVIEIVSGASRGIRLLMEEEAGIPLVGRVAAGEPLLAQEHIECHYQVDPAMFKPSADFLLRVSGMSMKDIGIMDGDLLAVHKTEDVRNGQIVVARIDDEVTVKRLKKQGNMVHLLAENEEFAPIVVDLRQQSFSIEGLAVGVIRNSDWS; the protein is encoded by the coding sequence ATGAAAGTATTAACAGCAAGGCAGCAGCAGGTTTATGACCTGATCCGCGATCATATTGCGCAGACCGGAATGCCACCAACGCGCGCGGAGATTGCTCAACAGCTGGGGTTTCGCTCTCCCAATGCGGCTGAAGAACATCTGAAAGCGCTGGCGCGTAAAGGCGTTATTGAGATTGTATCCGGCGCTTCTCGCGGTATTCGTCTGCTGATGGAAGAAGAAGCGGGCATTCCTCTGGTTGGTCGCGTGGCTGCCGGTGAGCCTCTGCTGGCACAGGAACATATCGAATGTCACTATCAGGTTGATCCTGCCATGTTCAAACCCAGCGCTGATTTTTTGCTGCGGGTGAGCGGTATGTCAATGAAAGATATTGGTATTATGGATGGCGATTTATTGGCCGTGCATAAAACAGAAGATGTACGTAACGGTCAGATCGTTGTCGCGCGTATTGACGATGAAGTGACGGTGAAGCGCCTGAAAAAGCAGGGCAATATGGTGCATCTTCTCGCGGAGAACGAAGAGTTTGCCCCGATTGTTGTCGACCTGCGTCAGCAAAGCTTTTCGATAGAAGGCTTAGCAGTTGGCGTGATTCGTAACAGCGACTGGAGCTAA
- a CDS encoding CsbD family protein, with translation MNKDQASGNWKQFKGKAKEQWGKLTDDDLTVIEGKRDQLVGRIQERYGYAKEAAEKEVKHWEEHHKYHW, from the coding sequence ATGAATAAAGACCAAGCCAGCGGTAACTGGAAACAGTTTAAAGGTAAAGCGAAAGAGCAATGGGGCAAATTAACGGATGACGATCTGACGGTCATCGAAGGTAAACGTGACCAACTGGTAGGGAGAATCCAGGAGCGTTACGGGTACGCAAAAGAAGCGGCAGAGAAAGAAGTGAAGCACTGGGAAGAACACCACAAATATCACTGGTAG
- the zur gene encoding zinc uptake transcriptional repressor Zur, translated as MDSTKQDKLLAQAEQICQQRAVRLTPQRLEVLRLMAQQSGAISAYDLLDLLRVSEPQAKPPTVYRALDFLLEQGFIHRVESNNSYVLCHHIEDHSHTSALFICDRCGQVTERQTEGVEETLRSLAQQSGFTLRHSVVEAHGLCGGCQEVASCKQPDHCDHDHTVPIKKR; from the coding sequence ATGGATTCAACCAAACAGGACAAACTTCTTGCCCAGGCTGAACAGATTTGTCAGCAGCGCGCTGTGCGTCTCACGCCGCAGCGGTTAGAGGTTTTACGTCTAATGGCGCAGCAGTCCGGCGCTATCAGCGCTTATGACCTGCTGGATCTGCTGCGAGTGTCCGAACCTCAGGCCAAACCGCCGACCGTCTATCGCGCACTGGATTTTCTGCTGGAACAAGGCTTCATTCATCGAGTTGAGTCAAACAACAGCTACGTGCTGTGCCACCATATTGAAGACCACAGCCATACATCAGCCCTGTTCATCTGCGATCGCTGCGGGCAGGTCACGGAACGTCAAACCGAAGGTGTGGAAGAAACACTACGTAGCCTGGCACAGCAGTCAGGATTTACGCTACGTCACAGCGTTGTGGAAGCTCACGGGCTATGTGGCGGCTGTCAGGAAGTGGCATCGTGCAAACAGCCGGATCATTGCGACCACGACCACACGGTTCCAATTAAAAAGCGGTAA
- a CDS encoding pirin family protein yields the protein MIARRAAGQCGQADYGWLQARYTFSFGHYFDPQLLGYASLRVLNQEVLAPGASFQPRTYPRVDILNIILQGEAEYRDSNGRHIQAKAGDVLLLATQPNVSYSEHNTNPSKPLTRLQLWLNACQTRENSPLQRMELDSSSHTLLASPEGEQTSLQLRQQVWIHHVDLQQNEQSTIALQGNQAYLQLIHGSMVVKGNQHSEALHCGDGAFVKEETALTLQAETPLRALLIDLVV from the coding sequence ATGATCGCACGAAGAGCAGCGGGGCAATGCGGCCAGGCCGACTATGGCTGGCTGCAAGCACGCTACACCTTTTCTTTTGGTCACTATTTTGACCCACAGTTGCTGGGCTACGCTTCTCTACGCGTGCTCAATCAGGAAGTATTAGCGCCGGGGGCATCATTTCAGCCGCGAACCTACCCACGGGTTGATATTCTGAACATCATTCTGCAGGGTGAAGCTGAATACCGCGACAGCAATGGTCGCCACATTCAGGCCAAAGCTGGCGATGTTTTGCTACTCGCGACTCAGCCAAACGTCAGCTATAGCGAACATAATACCAACCCCAGTAAACCACTGACACGGCTGCAGTTATGGCTGAATGCCTGCCAGACTCGAGAGAACAGCCCGTTACAGCGCATGGAATTGGATTCATCAAGTCACACTCTGCTTGCCTCACCGGAAGGCGAACAGACGAGTCTGCAACTGCGCCAGCAGGTTTGGATCCATCATGTCGATCTCCAGCAGAATGAGCAAAGCACGATCGCACTACAGGGCAATCAGGCATACCTCCAGTTGATCCACGGTTCAATGGTGGTAAAAGGCAATCAGCACAGTGAAGCCCTACATTGCGGCGACGGCGCCTTTGTCAAAGAAGAAACGGCGTTGACGCTACAGGCAGAAACACCTTTACGGGCGCTGCTCATCGACCTGGTCGTGTAG
- a CDS encoding LysR family transcriptional regulator gives MAKERALTLEALRVMDAIDRRGSFAAAADELGRVPSALSYTMQKLEEELDVVLFDRSGHRTKFTNVGRMLLERGRILLEAADKLTTDAEALARGWETHLTIVTEALIPTQRLFPLIDKLALKANTQVSILTEVLAGAWERLEQGRADIVIAPDMHFRSSSEMNTRKLYTMNNVYVASPEHPIHQEPEPLSDATRVKYRGIAVADTARERPVLTVQLLDKQQRLTVSSLDDKRRALLAGLGVATMPYPMVAQDIAEGRLLVIGPEHQMESQIIMAWRRDSMGEAKSWFLREIPKLLNQP, from the coding sequence ATGGCGAAAGAACGAGCATTGACGCTGGAAGCCTTGAGGGTTATGGATGCGATCGATCGTCGTGGCAGCTTTGCCGCTGCGGCAGACGAGCTGGGTAGGGTGCCTTCGGCACTGAGCTATACCATGCAGAAATTGGAAGAAGAGTTAGATGTGGTGTTGTTCGATCGTTCCGGGCACCGTACTAAATTCACGAATGTCGGGCGTATGCTGCTGGAACGTGGACGTATCCTGCTGGAGGCCGCGGATAAGCTCACGACGGATGCGGAAGCACTGGCGCGCGGCTGGGAAACGCATCTGACGATTGTGACGGAAGCGCTTATTCCGACTCAGCGGCTTTTTCCGTTAATCGATAAGCTGGCGCTCAAAGCGAATACACAGGTGTCGATTCTGACGGAAGTGCTGGCGGGCGCGTGGGAACGTCTTGAGCAAGGGCGTGCCGATATCGTGATTGCACCGGATATGCATTTTCGCTCCTCTTCAGAAATGAATACCCGCAAGCTGTACACGATGAATAATGTGTATGTTGCCAGCCCAGAGCACCCGATTCATCAGGAGCCTGAACCACTGTCGGATGCCACTCGGGTGAAATATCGCGGGATTGCGGTGGCGGATACCGCACGCGAACGCCCGGTGCTGACCGTACAATTGCTCGACAAACAGCAGCGTCTGACGGTGAGCTCGCTGGATGATAAGCGGCGTGCGCTGCTGGCTGGGTTAGGTGTCGCGACCATGCCTTATCCGATGGTCGCGCAAGATATTGCCGAAGGGCGTTTGCTGGTGATTGGGCCGGAGCATCAGATGGAAAGCCAGATTATTATGGCGTGGCGGCGAGACAGCATGGGCGAGGCGAAATCCTGGTTCCTGCGTGAAATTCCAAAACTGCTGAACCAGCCCTAA
- a CDS encoding glutathione S-transferase family protein, producing the protein MGQLVDGVWHDTWYETKSTGGHFKRSESTFRNWVTPDGAPGLTGNGGFPAQSGRYHLYVSLACPWAHRTLLMRQLKGLEDHIAVSVVHPLMLDHGWTFGTDFEEATGDSLYQHEFLYQLYLHAKPDYSGRVTVPVLWDTEQHTIVSNESADIIRMLNSAFDGVGAAAGDYYPEALRAQIDELNGWIYDKVNNGVYKAGFATSQSAYDEAATTVFAALSDLEAILAKQRYLTGEQLTEADLRLWTTLIRFDPVYHTHFKCDKYRLSDYPNLFGFLRDIYQMPGIADTVDMAHIRHHYYRSHGTINPHGVISLGPEQDLNQPHHRDKTFVDLY; encoded by the coding sequence ATGGGACAACTGGTTGACGGCGTATGGCACGATACCTGGTATGAAACCAAATCTACCGGCGGCCACTTTAAGCGTTCAGAATCCACATTCCGCAACTGGGTCACGCCTGATGGTGCACCCGGCCTCACCGGCAACGGTGGCTTTCCTGCACAATCCGGTCGTTATCATCTCTATGTTTCGCTCGCCTGCCCGTGGGCGCACCGCACGCTGCTCATGCGACAGCTGAAAGGGTTAGAAGACCATATCGCGGTGTCGGTGGTTCATCCGCTCATGCTCGATCACGGCTGGACGTTCGGGACTGATTTTGAGGAGGCAACGGGGGACTCACTTTATCAACACGAATTCCTCTACCAACTCTACCTGCACGCCAAACCGGACTACAGCGGTCGGGTGACCGTGCCCGTCCTGTGGGACACCGAGCAACACACCATCGTCAGTAATGAATCCGCCGATATCATCCGTATGCTGAACAGCGCGTTTGACGGCGTGGGCGCAGCGGCAGGAGATTACTACCCAGAAGCGCTACGCGCTCAGATTGATGAATTGAACGGCTGGATTTACGACAAGGTCAACAACGGCGTTTACAAAGCCGGTTTTGCGACGAGTCAGTCGGCCTATGATGAAGCAGCAACGACCGTTTTTGCCGCATTATCCGATCTGGAAGCCATACTGGCAAAACAGCGCTACCTGACCGGTGAGCAATTAACCGAAGCCGATCTGCGCCTGTGGACGACACTGATCCGTTTCGACCCGGTCTATCACACGCATTTTAAATGCGATAAATATCGCCTGAGCGATTATCCCAATCTGTTCGGCTTTCTGCGTGATATTTATCAAATGCCTGGCATCGCCGATACCGTCGATATGGCGCATATTCGTCACCACTACTATCGTAGCCACGGCACGATTAATCCGCATGGCGTGATTTCGCTGGGTCCAGAGCAAGATCTGAACCAGCCTCACCACCGTGATAAGACGTTTGTCGATTTATACTGA
- a CDS encoding DoxX family protein, translating into MKNLESTALLVARILMPILFIVAGYGKLGDAYAGTQQYMQAMGVPTFLLPLTILLELGGGLAVLFGLLTRTVALFTAGFTLLTALIFHSNFAEGMNQLMFMKNLTIAGGYLLLAVTGPGAFSIDRLLGKKW; encoded by the coding sequence ATGAAAAATTTAGAAAGCACTGCACTGCTGGTTGCACGTATCTTAATGCCGATTCTGTTTATCGTTGCAGGTTACGGTAAGCTGGGTGATGCCTATGCGGGCACACAACAATACATGCAGGCGATGGGTGTACCGACCTTCCTGCTGCCACTGACCATTCTGCTGGAACTGGGTGGTGGTCTGGCGGTGCTGTTCGGCCTGCTGACGCGTACCGTTGCACTGTTTACTGCGGGCTTTACGCTGCTGACTGCACTGATTTTCCACTCTAACTTTGCGGAAGGCATGAACCAATTGATGTTCATGAAAAACCTGACCATTGCTGGCGGCTACCTCCTGCTGGCAGTAACCGGCCCAGGCGCATTCAGCATCGACCGCCTGCTGGGCAAAAAGTGGTAA
- a CDS encoding YqjK-like family protein → MSQRQQRDREKAQLLRQIQQQRLDLSAGKKHWLDTTARYDRGWQSLMQWRKYWIVGSSLVALYGVRHPSRMIRWGRRLAGLWGTFRLVRKTFDARP, encoded by the coding sequence ATGAGCCAGCGTCAGCAGCGAGACAGAGAAAAAGCCCAGCTACTGCGCCAGATACAGCAGCAGCGGCTGGATTTATCGGCAGGTAAGAAACACTGGCTGGATACCACCGCCCGTTACGATCGCGGCTGGCAAAGCCTGATGCAGTGGCGTAAATACTGGATCGTTGGCTCCAGCCTCGTGGCGCTCTATGGCGTGCGGCACCCCAGCCGTATGATTCGCTGGGGACGCCGTCTTGCCGGGCTGTGGGGAACATTCAGGCTCGTCCGCAAAACGTTTGATGCTCGTCCGTAA
- a CDS encoding phage holin family protein, with protein sequence MTDKSQQGPASGVIASAQRIISIIVSMVESRVRLAVIELEEEKANLIQLLIMVGLTLLFAAFGIMSLIALIIWGIDPQYRLFALGCITATLLGLALIGGIWTLLKVRRSTLLKATRKELATDRSLLEDDPK encoded by the coding sequence ATGACGGATAAATCACAACAAGGCCCCGCAAGCGGGGTCATCGCTTCTGCTCAGCGCATCATCTCCATTATTGTCAGCATGGTGGAAAGCCGTGTTCGACTCGCCGTAATTGAATTAGAGGAAGAAAAAGCCAATCTAATTCAGTTGCTGATTATGGTCGGCCTGACGCTGCTTTTTGCCGCTTTTGGCATTATGAGCCTGATTGCGCTGATCATCTGGGGCATCGACCCGCAATATCGTCTCTTTGCACTGGGGTGTATCACCGCCACCTTGCTTGGGCTGGCGCTGATAGGCGGCATCTGGACACTCCTGAAGGTACGTCGTTCCACCTTGCTCAAAGCCACACGTAAGGAGCTGGCGACGGACAGGTCACTGCTGGAGGACGATCCCAAATGA
- a CDS encoding DUF883 family protein yields MAKDQNSEYLRAELKSLADTLEEVLSTSSDKSKAELDKLRNKAESALKETRNRLSDTGERIASHTKEAVESADDYVRQNPWTGVGIGAAVGVVLGVLLSRR; encoded by the coding sequence ATGGCTAAAGATCAAAATTCTGAATACCTACGCGCCGAATTGAAATCACTGGCGGATACGCTGGAAGAAGTATTAAGCACCTCCAGCGATAAATCTAAAGCGGAACTCGACAAACTGCGTAATAAAGCAGAAAGCGCGCTGAAAGAAACCCGTAATCGCCTGAGCGATACCGGTGAGCGAATCGCTTCCCACACCAAAGAAGCGGTTGAATCTGCAGACGACTATGTACGTCAGAACCCGTGGACCGGTGTTGGTATTGGTGCTGCTGTCGGCGTCGTGCTTGGCGTCCTGCTGTCTCGTCGCTAA
- a CDS encoding DUF1090 domain-containing protein, with product MKLFPSIIALSVLLSGHALANTASQVETCQQKAQDIQRQIDEARKHGNQNRISGLEKALDGVKTHCTDAGLAEKRQKAIEEKRKDVAERQQELHESRQKGDNAEKILKRERKLAEAEQELRAAERAASQ from the coding sequence ATGAAACTATTTCCATCCATCATTGCATTATCTGTCCTGCTTTCCGGCCACGCGCTCGCGAATACCGCCAGTCAAGTGGAAACCTGTCAGCAGAAAGCGCAGGATATTCAGCGCCAAATCGATGAAGCACGTAAGCACGGCAATCAAAACCGCATCAGCGGGTTAGAAAAGGCACTGGACGGCGTGAAAACCCACTGTACGGATGCCGGGTTGGCTGAGAAGCGTCAGAAAGCGATTGAGGAAAAACGTAAAGACGTCGCTGAACGCCAGCAGGAACTACACGAAAGCCGGCAGAAAGGGGATAACGCTGAGAAGATCCTCAAACGCGAAAGAAAGCTGGCTGAAGCCGAGCAGGAATTACGTGCTGCGGAACGCGCCGCATCACAATAA
- the mzrA gene encoding EnvZ/OmpR regulon moderator MzrA codes for MSIRWLLPKLTPRKIGRIVILLALPIIALTQSQSLRHSQDDAMLHIKPDDGAALPDGFYVYQRLNEKGIAIKSITPEQDSLIVRLASPEQSIAARDVLRLSLPKVTITAQQATTPTPFWQQKLTQKQSKLG; via the coding sequence GTGTCAATCCGCTGGCTATTGCCTAAACTTACGCCCAGAAAAATAGGCCGCATAGTGATATTGCTTGCCCTGCCCATTATCGCCTTGACGCAATCCCAGTCGCTGCGTCATTCTCAGGACGATGCGATGCTGCACATCAAGCCTGACGATGGCGCCGCGCTGCCAGATGGCTTTTACGTGTATCAGCGTCTTAATGAAAAAGGCATTGCGATCAAAAGCATTACACCAGAGCAAGATAGCCTGATCGTCCGTCTTGCCTCGCCAGAACAGAGTATCGCTGCCAGAGATGTCCTGCGATTGTCTCTGCCTAAAGTCACTATTACCGCGCAGCAGGCGACAACCCCGACACCGTTCTGGCAGCAAAAACTGACACAGAAACAATCCAAACTGGGGTGA